Proteins from one Pseudomonas sp. KBS0710 genomic window:
- a CDS encoding LysR substrate-binding domain-containing protein, with translation MELRHLRYFIMVAEERHFTRAAARLNMQQPPLSQQIRALEQELGFDLFKRHPKGVDLTAGGLVFLEEAQAILARVEHGALKASRVAQGIEGTLAIGFTSSAAAHALIPRIIRAYRERYPAVELSINEGSARELTEDAIEKRIDVGILRAPVSTHQSLTFHRLLNEEMLLVLPTGHPLLATADSAIPIAALKDERFILVRRPGAPGMYANLITACQNAGFEPKIAFEVERMLTNVSLVAAGEGISVVPASMRDVHRDSVVYCRIKDARPKLLAPITLVRRAFNPSAPLQNFIGLARELGAVYRKG, from the coding sequence ATGGAACTTCGCCATTTACGCTATTTCATCATGGTGGCCGAAGAACGACATTTCACCCGTGCCGCCGCACGCCTGAACATGCAACAACCGCCCCTGAGCCAGCAGATTCGCGCCCTGGAGCAGGAGCTGGGGTTCGATCTGTTCAAGCGCCACCCCAAGGGCGTGGACCTGACGGCCGGCGGCCTGGTGTTTCTTGAAGAAGCGCAAGCCATTCTGGCGCGCGTCGAGCATGGCGCACTCAAGGCCTCCCGCGTGGCCCAGGGCATCGAGGGCACCCTGGCCATCGGTTTCACCAGCTCGGCCGCCGCCCACGCGCTGATCCCACGCATCATCCGCGCCTACCGCGAGCGCTACCCGGCGGTAGAGCTGTCGATCAATGAAGGCAGCGCCCGGGAATTGACCGAAGACGCCATCGAAAAACGCATCGACGTCGGCATCCTGCGCGCCCCGGTCAGCACCCATCAAAGCCTGACCTTCCACCGCCTGCTCAACGAAGAAATGCTGCTGGTCCTGCCCACCGGCCATCCGTTGCTGGCTACCGCCGACAGCGCCATCCCCATTGCTGCGCTCAAAGACGAACGCTTTATTCTGGTACGCCGCCCCGGCGCGCCGGGCATGTACGCCAACCTGATCACCGCCTGCCAGAACGCCGGTTTCGAACCCAAAATCGCCTTTGAGGTAGAACGCATGCTGACCAACGTCAGCCTGGTGGCGGCCGGTGAAGGCATCTCCGTGGTGCCGGCGTCGATGCGCGATGTGCACCGTGACAGCGTGGTGTATTGCCGAATCAAAGACGCCAGGCCCAAGCTGCTGGCGCCGATTACGCTGGTGCGGCGCGCGTTTAATCCGTCGGCGCCGTTGCAGAATTTTATAGGCCTGGCACGTGAGCTGGGGGCGGTGTATCGAAAAGGGTGA
- a CDS encoding LysR family transcriptional regulator, whose protein sequence is MPNMISDAFEPYLLRTFVAVCHHGSLSGAAQQAGRAQSALSAQIRRLEEVLGQRLLRRTGRGVVPTTEGELLLSYATRILALGETVATRLKERTVMGTVRVGLSEDVAVTTLPAALGRLRRTCPHMHMEITVDHGDALAQCWHDGLLDVAIGVSSVFAADPVRTWNVPLYWVCAIDDEVDPALPLDVIVYAEPCAWRRLMFDALLAAGRDFRVTVTSPNVGVISAAVENGLGVALLPADNINPHTMRVIALAPAGNAALGVNYGLFAVPRQTESIRATVELLSEGFHLMTQPRVKGLTLFDTPPPAHVPGL, encoded by the coding sequence ATGCCAAACATGATATCCGATGCCTTCGAACCGTATTTGCTGCGTACTTTCGTTGCGGTGTGCCACCACGGCAGCCTCAGTGGCGCCGCCCAGCAGGCGGGCAGGGCGCAATCAGCCCTGAGTGCGCAGATTCGCCGTCTGGAAGAGGTACTTGGGCAACGCCTGCTGCGCCGCACCGGCCGTGGCGTGGTGCCAACCACTGAGGGCGAGCTGTTGCTCAGCTACGCCACACGCATCCTGGCCCTGGGTGAAACGGTCGCCACACGCCTGAAGGAGCGTACGGTGATGGGCACTGTGCGCGTGGGCTTGTCCGAAGATGTGGCGGTCACTACCTTGCCGGCAGCGTTGGGCCGTCTGCGCCGCACCTGCCCGCATATGCACATGGAAATCACCGTGGACCACGGCGATGCTTTAGCGCAGTGCTGGCACGACGGCCTTTTGGATGTGGCCATTGGCGTCAGTTCGGTATTCGCCGCCGACCCGGTGCGCACCTGGAATGTGCCGCTTTATTGGGTGTGCGCGATTGACGATGAAGTCGATCCGGCGCTGCCTCTGGACGTGATCGTGTACGCCGAGCCTTGCGCGTGGCGGCGCTTGATGTTCGATGCATTACTGGCGGCCGGTCGCGACTTTCGCGTGACCGTCACCAGCCCGAACGTCGGTGTGATCAGCGCGGCTGTCGAAAACGGTTTGGGCGTTGCCCTGTTGCCCGCCGACAATATCAACCCGCACACCATGCGCGTGATTGCGCTGGCGCCCGCTGGCAACGCCGCATTGGGCGTCAACTATGGGTTGTTCGCGGTGCCGCGCCAAACCGAAAGCATCCGTGCCACGGTCGAATTGCTCAGCGAGGGGTTTCACTTGATGACGCAACCGAGGGTGAAGGGTCTCACCCTTTTCGATACACCGCCCCCAGCTCACGTGCCAGGCCTATAA
- a CDS encoding NADP-dependent oxidoreductase, whose amino-acid sequence MSHTENTRIVLAARPDGRPKTSDFRLEHSPVPEPADGEVLLENLYLSLDPYMRWRMSAAKSYAEPVGIGEVMVGGTVARIKQSRHSDWHEGDTVLAYAGWQRFALSNGQDLRRLDPSIAHPTTALGVLGMPGFTAYAGLLNIGKPKPGDTVVVAAASGAVGSVVGQVARLQGARAVGIAGGADKCAFVKDELGFDAVIDHRAPDFAEQLAKACPDGIDVYFENVAGPVWDAVRPLLNDFARIPVCGLIAHYNDGAIQHTQADRLPATMHDILAKSLTVRGFIQTEFVDQQQDRFLQEAAQWIAEGTLKFREDIIDGLAQAPEAFIGLLEGRNFGKLIVRLNPQ is encoded by the coding sequence ATGAGCCACACCGAAAACACACGCATCGTTTTGGCTGCACGCCCCGACGGGCGCCCGAAAACCAGCGACTTCCGCCTGGAACACTCACCTGTCCCCGAACCCGCCGACGGCGAAGTGTTGCTGGAGAATCTCTACCTGTCCCTCGACCCCTATATGCGCTGGCGCATGAGCGCAGCCAAATCCTATGCCGAGCCGGTAGGCATTGGCGAAGTGATGGTGGGTGGCACCGTCGCACGCATCAAGCAGTCGCGTCACAGCGACTGGCACGAAGGCGATACAGTGCTGGCCTACGCCGGCTGGCAGCGTTTTGCCTTATCCAACGGCCAGGATTTGCGTCGCCTCGACCCCAGCATCGCGCATCCCACCACTGCTCTCGGTGTACTCGGCATGCCAGGGTTTACCGCTTACGCCGGGCTGCTGAATATCGGCAAGCCCAAACCGGGCGATACCGTCGTGGTGGCAGCGGCCAGTGGTGCAGTCGGCTCGGTGGTCGGCCAGGTCGCTCGGCTGCAGGGTGCCCGCGCCGTGGGGATCGCCGGCGGCGCCGACAAGTGTGCTTTCGTGAAGGATGAACTGGGCTTTGATGCAGTCATCGACCACCGCGCCCCAGACTTTGCCGAGCAACTGGCCAAGGCCTGCCCGGACGGCATTGATGTGTACTTCGAAAACGTCGCCGGGCCGGTGTGGGATGCGGTACGCCCACTGCTCAACGACTTCGCGAGGATCCCGGTGTGCGGGCTGATCGCCCACTACAACGACGGCGCGATCCAGCACACACAGGCCGACCGACTGCCGGCGACGATGCATGACATCCTCGCCAAAAGCCTGACGGTGCGCGGGTTTATCCAGACTGAATTTGTCGACCAACAACAAGACAGGTTCTTGCAGGAAGCTGCGCAGTGGATCGCCGAGGGCACACTGAAATTTCGCGAGGACATTATCGACGGTCTGGCCCAGGCACCTGAAGCGTTTATCGGGCTGCTGGAGGGGCGCAATTTCGGCAAGCTGATCGTGCGCCTCAATCCACAATAA
- a CDS encoding HIT family protein, which translates to MQIDPAFILHETEHWLLNHHLTSKLPGYLMLGAKTPIDSLADMPDAALAELGGLLAKTQRVMEAQLQPKWLYISRYGHMPGLPLHFHFIPVHDWVEQAFWRDERYRLLQGFGSKEQGLTDGAELTLFVWREFGESLTPPPVQGPTVEQVIQTLRTAFGAG; encoded by the coding sequence ATGCAGATCGACCCCGCCTTCATCCTTCATGAAACCGAACACTGGTTGCTCAACCATCATCTGACCTCAAAGCTGCCGGGCTACCTGATGCTGGGTGCCAAGACCCCGATTGATTCTCTTGCCGACATGCCGGACGCGGCGTTGGCTGAACTGGGTGGCCTGCTCGCTAAAACCCAACGGGTGATGGAGGCACAGCTGCAACCGAAATGGCTGTATATCAGCCGCTACGGACACATGCCGGGCTTGCCGCTGCACTTTCACTTCATCCCGGTGCATGACTGGGTGGAGCAGGCGTTTTGGCGAGATGAGCGCTATCGGCTGCTGCAAGGTTTTGGCTCAAAGGAACAAGGGCTGACCGATGGGGCTGAGCTGACGCTGTTCGTATGGCGCGAATTTGGCGAGAGCCTTACACCGCCGCCCGTCCAAGGTCCCACCGTGGAACAGGTTATTCAAACACTGCGCACAGCCTTCGGCGCCGGATGA
- a CDS encoding GNAT family N-acetyltransferase, whose amino-acid sequence MLAIKRATPADARAAFAIRLLAIRSQCIGAYTAEQMALWTRGSAEDGYDTLMDKPFYLGWVNDVPVATGMLDLDNNEVGALFVLPAFTGRGYGKTMLDHLEKLARELSIEEVVLDSTLNAASFYRACGYVGEEQAVYHSPSGLALACIPMVKRL is encoded by the coding sequence ATGCTAGCGATCAAACGCGCCACCCCAGCGGACGCCCGGGCGGCGTTCGCCATTCGCCTGTTGGCCATCCGCAGCCAATGCATCGGCGCCTACACCGCCGAGCAAATGGCGCTGTGGACACGTGGCAGCGCCGAAGACGGTTACGACACACTGATGGACAAGCCGTTTTACCTGGGCTGGGTCAATGACGTACCGGTCGCCACCGGCATGCTCGATCTGGACAACAACGAAGTGGGCGCGCTGTTTGTGCTGCCGGCGTTTACTGGGCGTGGTTACGGCAAGACCATGCTGGATCACCTGGAAAAACTCGCGCGGGAGCTGTCGATTGAAGAGGTCGTGCTGGACTCGACGTTGAATGCGGCGAGCTTCTACCGGGCCTGCGGGTATGTGGGTGAGGAGCAGGCGGTGTATCACTCGCCTTCGGGGTTGGCGTTGGCGTGTATCCCAATGGTAAAACGGCTTTGA
- a CDS encoding hybrid sensor histidine kinase/response regulator — protein sequence MSHETNSELDQANLRIVVAAIAIVYIGALGFLPGQSVDTYLPVILYIVAFLLVSIVLRQVIARWPGHYPARRIFGMIHDYTGTSFGLVVGGEPALPLYAVMVWVNLGNGMRYGSRYLAIATGLALLALLIVYRLTPLWQAQPFMVLMLMITSTVIPVYAHILLERTRKASEEAIAANLEKSRFLAQASHDLRQPIHSIGLFTACLREAQLGEAEQRLVDNIDRSLLNVSQLFRSILDLYTLDNGRLLPKYQVIHLGEFLADLVRQHAEAAHWAGVELRLRPCAYWVQVDPAMLATMVQNLLSNCFKYGAQRPVLIGVRVRDGGLSVEVHDQGRGIAEEHQVKVFEEFYRVRQLRDKDVEGVGLGLSIVKRLGQLMGVQVSLRSRVGHGTSVSLYGLALATAPRQPAARDDARQAGLLTGLKVCLVEDDHNVLLATQALLERWGCEVQAESSGQGLASDCDIIVADYDLGNHATGIECIDALRQQRGWAVPALILTGHDVEKIQAALHDRQIAILSKPVRPAELRGTLRDLSQSGVTG from the coding sequence ATGAGTCATGAGACCAATTCCGAACTCGACCAGGCCAACCTGCGCATCGTGGTGGCCGCCATTGCTATCGTCTACATCGGCGCGCTGGGCTTTTTGCCGGGCCAGTCGGTCGACACCTACTTGCCGGTGATCCTGTATATCGTCGCGTTCCTGCTGGTCTCCATTGTGTTGCGCCAGGTGATCGCGCGCTGGCCTGGGCATTACCCGGCGCGGCGGATTTTCGGCATGATCCACGACTACACCGGCACCTCCTTCGGGCTGGTGGTGGGCGGCGAACCGGCGTTGCCACTGTATGCGGTGATGGTGTGGGTCAACCTGGGCAATGGCATGCGCTACGGCTCGCGCTACCTGGCGATTGCCACCGGCCTGGCGTTGCTCGCGTTGCTGATCGTGTACCGGCTGACGCCCCTGTGGCAGGCGCAGCCGTTCATGGTGCTGATGCTGATGATCACCAGCACGGTGATCCCGGTGTACGCGCATATTTTGCTTGAGCGCACGCGCAAGGCTTCCGAAGAAGCCATCGCCGCCAACCTGGAAAAATCGCGCTTCCTGGCTCAGGCCAGCCACGACCTGCGCCAGCCTATCCATTCCATCGGCCTGTTCACCGCCTGTTTGCGTGAAGCGCAGTTGGGCGAAGCTGAGCAGCGCTTGGTGGACAATATCGACCGTTCGCTGCTCAACGTGTCGCAGCTGTTCCGTTCGATTCTCGACCTTTACACCCTCGACAACGGCCGGCTGTTGCCCAAGTACCAGGTGATTCATCTGGGCGAATTCCTCGCCGACCTGGTGCGCCAACACGCCGAGGCGGCGCATTGGGCCGGGGTGGAACTGCGCCTGCGACCGTGTGCGTATTGGGTGCAGGTCGACCCCGCGATGCTGGCGACGATGGTGCAAAACCTGCTCTCCAATTGCTTTAAATACGGCGCCCAACGGCCCGTGCTGATCGGCGTGCGCGTGCGCGACGGCGGCTTGTCGGTGGAGGTGCATGACCAGGGGCGAGGTATTGCCGAGGAGCATCAGGTGAAGGTCTTCGAAGAGTTTTATCGGGTGCGCCAACTGCGTGACAAGGACGTCGAAGGCGTGGGCCTGGGGCTGTCCATCGTCAAGCGCCTGGGGCAATTGATGGGGGTGCAGGTGAGCCTGCGATCACGGGTGGGCCATGGCACTTCAGTGAGCCTGTATGGCCTGGCATTGGCGACGGCGCCACGCCAACCGGCTGCGCGCGACGACGCGCGCCAGGCCGGCCTGCTGACGGGTTTGAAAGTCTGCCTGGTAGAGGACGACCACAACGTGCTGCTGGCCACCCAGGCCTTGCTGGAGCGCTGGGGTTGCGAGGTGCAGGCCGAGTCCAGCGGGCAGGGCCTGGCCAGCGACTGCGACATCATCGTCGCCGACTACGACCTGGGCAACCACGCCACCGGCATAGAATGCATCGACGCCCTGCGCCAGCAACGCGGCTGGGCGGTGCCGGCGCTGATCCTCACCGGCCACGACGTGGAGAAAATCCAGGCGGCCTTGCACGACCGCCAGATCGCGATTCTGTCCAAACCGGTGCGCCCTGCAGAGCTGCGCGGCACACTGCGTGACCTCAGCCAATCGGGCGTTACTGGTTAA
- a CDS encoding response regulator transcription factor, with product MTGRIIIADDHPMFREGMLRTVQRLLPEAVVQEAGDLDAVQALIREGGDIDTLILDLRFPGLTCMSQLAELRQQLRRTTLIVVSMVDDPALIDQVMALGADGFIGKNITPDEIGQALLAIREGEVLVKFSPSGLLPLGTHNLTARQQEVLRLIAQGKTNKEIAKALAISPFTVRIHVSSLLRSLKVPSRAAAAVKYSGEF from the coding sequence ATGACCGGCCGAATCATCATAGCCGACGACCACCCGATGTTTCGCGAAGGCATGCTGCGCACCGTGCAGCGTCTGTTGCCCGAGGCCGTGGTACAAGAAGCCGGCGACCTCGACGCGGTGCAGGCGCTGATCCGCGAGGGTGGCGACATCGACACGCTGATCCTCGACCTGCGCTTCCCGGGCCTTACCTGCATGAGCCAACTGGCCGAGCTGCGCCAGCAACTGCGGCGCACCACCTTGATCGTGGTGTCGATGGTCGATGACCCGGCGCTGATCGATCAGGTCATGGCCCTGGGCGCCGATGGCTTTATCGGCAAGAACATCACCCCCGATGAAATCGGCCAGGCCCTGTTGGCGATCCGCGAAGGCGAAGTGCTGGTCAAGTTCTCTCCCTCCGGCCTGCTGCCGCTGGGCACCCACAATCTCACCGCGCGCCAGCAGGAAGTGCTGCGCCTGATCGCCCAAGGCAAGACCAACAAGGAAATCGCCAAGGCCCTGGCGATCTCGCCGTTCACCGTGCGCATCCATGTGTCGTCGCTGCTGCGCAGCTTGAAAGTGCCTTCGCGCGCGGCGGCGGCGGTCAAGTATTCCGGGGAGTTCTAG